Part of the Vigna radiata var. radiata cultivar VC1973A chromosome 11, Vradiata_ver6, whole genome shotgun sequence genome is shown below.
tatcttttcattactcttcaaaatgtaaattttaaacaatgtTTGACTGAAAATATACTCCAAACAAAATTGCAATCAACTTTGTTTTACTTTGACCCTGAATTGGACTATAGATGTCTCATAACATAAccatcaaatcaaaatataaccTTTTTAACTGTTAATGTTGTGTTTCTGTGTATCAGACGCGGGTTTTCACGCGGTTTTCCTCTCAATTCCCTGCTTCTTATTGTTCAATTTCCTTTCCTACACGGAACAAACCCGTTTCCATTTTTCCCCTGTCTCCACTTCATTCGTTTTCGCATTTTTGAAACACAATTTGCTTCAtctgttttcattttctcttgaACGAACCCTCTGTCTTTCTATACTCTGTTCTGCTGAGAAATTTAGTAACTTGGATGATTAGAAAATGAACTGTTTGTTCttcaaaaagaaatcaaaatcccACCCAGAACTCCCAAAGGGACGGAAGAAGAAAAGCCAGGTTGTGAATGGAGCACCCAAGTCCCCAAGCTCGGTACCATCGCCGAGGAGCATAAAAGAATTGTACAGAGAGAAGGAACAGAGTTACagaattttcagtttaaaaGAGCTTGTAGATGCAACAAATGGTTTCAATAGCATGCTGAAGATTGGAGAAGGTGGTTTTGGAAAAGTATATAGAGGAACCATCAGTCCTAAAGATGGAGCTGCTCCAATTGTAGTCgcaataaaaaaacttaacGCGCATGGCTTAcaggtgtatatatatatatatatatatatatacacatacacacacccTTCTTCAGTACCCTTGTTTTTTCAATTCTCAATCTCAATAATCTGTGAGATAATATTTGTATAAGCGAAAATCATTTATGTGAAAGGCAAATTCAGATTCTGAAAAACCTAAATGAGAAAAGTTCTATTAATCATGGGTGAGTTGATTTTGATGTGAGAAAAAACTTCTTTTCATGGCTGTTAGGAACTGCTTTCAATGGAAAACGAGTTTGCAGAGTCTAAGTCAAATGTGTTATGCTGTCTCTGAATTGTGTCAACACTTGAATACTACTTTAAAGATATACTTGGTTTGGTTTCTCatgtttgtgttattttttatattgtattctGTAAAGGGACATAAAGAATGGCTAGCGGAAGTTCAATTTCTGAGCGTTGCCAACCACCCTAATTTGGTCAAGCTTCTGGGATACTGCTCAATAGACAGTAAAAGAGGAATCCAACGGTTGTTGGTATATGAGTTCATGTCTAACAGGAGTCTGGAAGATCATCTTTTCAGTGTTTCTTTACCTCCTTTGCCTTGGCCAACAAGATTGCAGATCATGCTCGGTGCTGCTCAAGGATTGTATTATCTCCACAACGGATTGGAGATTCAGGTACATTGTAGTTGAGACATGTTTCACATTTGTAATCTTGTCTGAATTGAACATTGTCGGTGTTctaattgattataataatcttgtcttgttttattgttttgtattgGAAGGTGATCTACCGAGATTTCAAATCTTCAAATGTGTTGCTGGACAAGCAATTTCATCCCAAACTTTCAGATTTTGGTCTTGCAAGAGAGGGTCCTACAGGTGACAAGACTCATGTATCTACTGCGGTAAGTTGAACTCCTATAATTTTTCATTGGTATTCAATCATGATCACTTCCAAAAATAAATCTGTTATTTAGAAAGCAGACTCATCATTCTGAAAACTTATCAGGTAGTGGGGACACAGGGATATGCTGCCCCAGAGTATGTTCAAACGGGTCATCTGAAAGTTCAGAGTGATATTTGGAGTTTTGGTGTGGTGCTTTATGAGATCCTGACAGGGAGACGTGCATTGAATAGAAACCGTCCAATAGGAGAACAAAAGCTTGTAGAATGGGTTAAACATTATCCTGCCAACAGTAGCAGGTTCAGCACCATCATCGACCGACGTCTCAATAACCAATACTCTCTTGCTGCAGCTCGGAAAGTAGCCAACTTGGCAGATCGCTGCTTGAAGAAGAATCCTCAAGACAGACCCTCCATGAATCAGATAGTGGAAACCTTGAACCAAGCATTGCAGGATTCACAAACCCAAAACACTTCACCTAATAACACTTCTAAATCCACACCATCCAGATTGCTCTCAACTACtcaataaatcatattttttctgTCAGCCAATCTCTTCGAAATGCAAGAGATTCATCAGGTTAAACTCTCTTAAGTCATTTTGTTTTGCCATTGAAAATGTCTGTTACTAATTGTATATTTCCATCCTCCTCATTTAGATTGTATATTTTTCAGTTTCTTATGTCagtgtttcttcttccttagatTGGTCGGTCATGTGTCGTGTCAATGAAGTTATTGTCGGAAAAGTTTGAAACAATTTCCAAAATTCTCAAGTGTCTGGTTAGTGCGATTTAATCCAAAATAGTATAGTATCaacataatgatattttaataattttttttaatattttttataacattatgtgttattattttattaatctgaaatttaaaataaattaattacaaattgtcgtataaataataataaaaaagttgttaaaaaaattattagagatacaatttttttccaaataaaCCAACGTTAATTTCatacaagaaaaaacaaatataactcAATCATTGTTAGTCTTGACGCGATTATTCAATATATAACCCATGATTTATTCAATCTAAcagaaaaattgtatttatctactttttaagtttaaaatggTATTAGttactaaaaattttatttttaaatttgttttccttaatTCTTAAATAGTatacattataataattaaaagaaaataaccatTGAGCccaaattaagaaatataatataaatgatgATATAATGTATGTTGCTTACTTATTTAATGAGTTgacttttaatttagttaaagtCACAAATTCATTCGTCTTAATGattttgtcaaaataaatatctaattgtaattaaagaataataattgtGAGAATACTCGTGACAGGGTATCTAccatttttctttacaaaagtaCGAGTGAGAAAGAAATTTGGAGGATTTGATATAAAGTTCAAAGCCTTAATAAATGGGGGAGTTTCTTTATCCAACTCAAACTTATTGTCAATATTAAAAGCATCATTTTCTTCTGTTTAAAGTTCTTTATAGGTTGTGTAATttgaactttaaaaataaaatactgcATCAAAATAGTAAGTTggaagttaatttttatttttttaattgtacatttaaaaataaatattcgtatagtcaaataaaaatttgaaaatacaaagATTGaacctaaatttgaaaataattaattataaaataattaatttataaaattaaaaataatatttatttatttattgttgatagcattacataaaaataaaaagattataaaaacacatatattaaaagataattaattttaatatagttttatatttctatatatatttttatttattttttaatatttatttcataaggaagaaaaaaaatcattaatataataaaatattattattattattatatgttttgcAATGATCTTAATCTCTCCTTGCATGAGGGTTATACTAACGCTATATATGTCATTTTCTATTAATGATATGAGATGTGgttgattttgtttgaaaagGTTAGTCTTCTACAATCCGAaactttgtaaaaaaataaataaattatcaaaccatattaatctataataaatattataacatttatttttcctaATTGAACATAAATACTATTCAGAACGAAATCTTATTAAAAGAACTATTTTTAGTTTCATTATGATTAGTTCACTGTAATAAGAAAGTGCAGAAGAGATTTATCTTGATGCAAAAACATTTGCCCAAGCCCAACTAAGTAGTGTTTGTCttttaaacttattatttttttttgctaataTTTATTGGgaagatgatattttgataccaatttttgacacgtacacgtgtcaaaatgtggttgaacagttacaaattaaaaaaaactgaaatagagacatatttggaagaaaaaaccaaagtttctttttctaatttgaaattatccaatcacattttgacacatgtgcagtgtcaaaatattggtgtcaaaatgttattttcctatttattgTTCGTTTTTTCGTGCTTCTTCCTTTACCCAGCAAGTATTATTGTTCTGTTCTTGCTTAAAGATTAGACGCTAGGAACTGAATGCTCAAATGCCACCGGATTAATCAAATGAGAAGGAAAGATCTTTCCTTTCTCTTATTGAAAAGTTTGAACATATTACAAGAATGGAACAAACGACTTCAAGCGAACTACATAAGAAGGGTATGTTGGAATTTGGCTATAATATATGCCATTTTCCATGCGTATAGCAATCATAATTCTACATCCTTTTCAGTTGTATATAAAACTATGATGCTTTGAATTTAGCTACATAGTATACATGTGTTCAGACGAGAGCAACATGTTGAGCCTGCTCTTGCTGCTTCTTAAATCCTGTGATGTGTCCAACGTAAAGATGAGTGCCGCAGGAATCAGAAAGTGGAAGGCTTTGTCTCCTACCACCCTCTGACATGCTTTTCACAAACTCCACAAAGTGCCTCCAATTTTCTCCCTCGAACAAGTTCTTGTTCACTCTGAGAAAAGTAAATGCAGACAATCCAGAACCAGAGTCACTTGTTGCCAAAACTTGAGAAAATGCAGCTGCGTCATATCTCTCAAGAGCA
Proteins encoded:
- the LOC106777092 gene encoding probable serine/threonine-protein kinase PBL19, producing MNCLFFKKKSKSHPELPKGRKKKSQVVNGAPKSPSSVPSPRSIKELYREKEQSYRIFSLKELVDATNGFNSMLKIGEGGFGKVYRGTISPKDGAAPIVVAIKKLNAHGLQGHKEWLAEVQFLSVANHPNLVKLLGYCSIDSKRGIQRLLVYEFMSNRSLEDHLFSVSLPPLPWPTRLQIMLGAAQGLYYLHNGLEIQVIYRDFKSSNVLLDKQFHPKLSDFGLAREGPTGDKTHVSTAVVGTQGYAAPEYVQTGHLKVQSDIWSFGVVLYEILTGRRALNRNRPIGEQKLVEWVKHYPANSSRFSTIIDRRLNNQYSLAAARKVANLADRCLKKNPQDRPSMNQIVETLNQALQDSQTQNTSPNNTSKSTPSRLLSTTQ